The sequence below is a genomic window from Ensifer adhaerens.
AATGCCGTCGCCGGCAGCGTTGTGAATGTAGGTGGCGACAACGCCGTGCTCAACTTCGAGCGCCGCAGAGCGACGAAGCGCCATGTTTTCGCCGATCGTGGCGATGGCGTCCTTGATCGAGTCGGTGACGGACTTGCCGGTCGCCGGATAGGTGGCAGCGCCAACGGCTTCAACGGTACCGTCGGTGGACAGAGCAACCTGAGCAATGCCGCGGACGAGGTCCTGGAATGCGTCGTTGCGGGCAACGAAGTCGGTTTCGGAGTTGACTTCAACGACGACAGCCTTGTGGCCGGCGGAAGCGATGCCGATGAGGCCTTCAGCAGCCGTGCGGCCCGACTTCTTGTCGGCCTTGGCGATACCCTTGGCGCGCAGCCAGTCGATCGCTGCTTCCATGTCGCCATTGGTTTCGGCAAGCGCCTTCTTGCAGTCCATCATGCCTGCGCCGCTCTTTTCGCGCAGTTCCTTGACCATTGCAGCGGTAATTTCCATGTCTCGCCTCTTTTATTTCCAGCGGTGCGGTTATGCGCACCATTTCATTTTGGGCCTAACTCGCCCGCGAATTGTTACAGGGTGATGAAGAATCGCATCGCGATAAAACGAAAGCCGCCAGACATGTTCTGCTGGCGGCCCCGGACTTCAAAAGCCCTGTCGGGCGCGGAAAGCTCCGCGCCGTCAATATAGGCCTATCAGGCTTCGCCTTCTGCCTCTGCAAGCGCCGGCTCGATCGGAGCTTCAGCCGAAGCGCCGAGGTCGCGGCCCGAAGCGCCCTGCTGGCGAGCGATGCCATCGATGGCAGCGCGTGCGATCAGGTCGCAGTAAAGAGCGATGGCGCGCGAAGCGTCGTCGTTGCCCGGGATCGGGTAGTCGATCTGGTCCGGATCGCAGTTCGAGTCAATGATCGCAACAACCGGGATGCCGAGACGCTTTGCTTCGTCGATGGCGATCTTTTCCTTGTTGGTGTCGATGATGAACATCAGGTCCGGGGTGCCGCCCATGTCGCGGATGCCGCCGAGAGCCTTTTCAAGCTTCTCGCGTTCGCGCTCGAGGTTCAGGCGCTCCTTCTTCGAATAACCCTGGGCTTCGCCGTTCAGGATCTCGTCGAGCTTGCGCAGGCGCTGGATCGAGTTGGAGATTGTCTTCCAGTTCGTCATCATGCCGCCGAGCCAGCGCGAGTTGACGTAGTACTGGGCCGAACGCTTGGCAGCGTCAGCGATGATTTCAGAGGCCTGGCGCTTCGTACCAACGAAGAGAACGCGGCCGCCGCCGGCAACCGTGTCGCTGACAGCCTTGAGGGCGGTGTGCAGCATCGGAACGGTCTGGCCGAGGTCGATGATGTGAACGTTGTTGCGGTCGCCGAAGATATACGGCTTCATCTTCGGGTTCCAGCGGTGGGTCTGGTGGCCGAAGTGTACGCCAGCTTCAAGCAGCTGACGCATGGAAAAATCAGGCAATGCCATGCTTATCGTGTCCTTTTCCGGTTGAACCTCCGTGGGACAACGACGCTCTCGCGCCACCGGCGGAACATCCGGATTTCTCCCGGAAAGTCCCTAGCCCCACGTGTGGAATGGGCGGCCTTTATAACGGGTATGGAAAAAACACAAGCCCCGGGCCGGCCGAAAGGCAATTTTTCAGCAAGGCAGGATCACTTGCAGCTGGAATCGCTCTTCAAGAGGTCGAGTTCTGCAAGTTTGCCGGACAAGACGAAGTCGCCATAATCCATCACGAGATCGCGCGTGATTCCGTTTTCGTAGAGCTTGAACGAGACGCGATAGGTCGGAAGCTGGTCCTTTCCCGTCTTGTCGTCGAAATAGGCAACGGTGACCGGCCAATAGGCTTCCTTGGCGAGCACACCGGGATTCTCACCATCAGAATCAGGCTTGGCGGCGTCCGGCTTGACCAGATCGCCAACCACCGTCGTCGTGTAGAGCGACTTGTCGCCCGTATCCGATCCATCGAAGACACGTGTTTCGAAGAAGTGAATGCCAGCGCGCGCCTTGTCGATCACCTCGATCATCTGTTCCGTGGGGAAACTGCTCTTGGCAAGCTCCAGCTTGCGCCGATCGGGCTGATTTAGGCTGACCTCAAGTCCCGACTTGCCCATCTGCGCCTCGCCACGAACATTCTGGCTGAGCTTATCGTCGGAATAGGACCTTGTTTCGAACTGGAACTGGCCTTTCGGCAGATCCTCGAAGGTCGTGGTCTGCTGATCGGTCAGGCGCTTTTCGCCCCCCATGTCGACCGCTGTGACAAACCGGAACTTGACGTTGAATCCCTTGCAGGCCGAGCCCGTGAATTCATAGACCATGCGGCCATACATGTCGTCGATGCCGGAATTTTCCGACGAATGCTTCAACACGAGATCATAGATGGCGCGGTGCGCGGCGAGGCCTTCGGCGGCTCCGGCAGCGGCTGGTAGCGGCCCCAGGACCGCGATCGCCGCACTCGCGCAAAAAGCCTTTGCCCAAAAAGCCTTTGCAAGGTGTCGCCGAAACATTCTATTCCTCCGGACCAGAGCCGCATGATT
It includes:
- a CDS encoding elongation factor Ts, with protein sequence MEITAAMVKELREKSGAGMMDCKKALAETNGDMEAAIDWLRAKGIAKADKKSGRTAAEGLIGIASAGHKAVVVEVNSETDFVARNDAFQDLVRGIAQVALSTDGTVEAVGAATYPATGKSVTDSIKDAIATIGENMALRRSAALEVEHGVVATYIHNAAGDGIGKLGVLVALKSVGDKAVLTSIGRQVAMHIAATNPLAIRAEEVDQAAADRERAIFIEQARASGKPDSIIEKMVDGRMRKFFEEVALLSQAFVVNPDLTVGAAVKEAEKEAGAAIEVVGMARLLLGEGIEKEASDFAAEVAAVAKG
- a CDS encoding SSU ribosomal protein S2P, which produces MALPDFSMRQLLEAGVHFGHQTHRWNPKMKPYIFGDRNNVHIIDLGQTVPMLHTALKAVSDTVAGGGRVLFVGTKRQASEIIADAAKRSAQYYVNSRWLGGMMTNWKTISNSIQRLRKLDEILNGEAQGYSKKERLNLEREREKLEKALGGIRDMGGTPDLMFIIDTNKEKIAIDEAKRLGIPVVAIIDSNCDPDQIDYPIPGNDDASRAIALYCDLIARAAIDGIARQQGASGRDLGASAEAPIEPALAEAEGEA